Proteins co-encoded in one Streptomyces sp. NBC_01283 genomic window:
- a CDS encoding FtsX-like permease family protein produces the protein MSLDTRAKAATGPRPPLADDTASKGARAFLRDLAMGIRFAVGGGREGWTRTLLTAVGVGLGVALLLGAASVPNLLQNREDRSVARSAEGEFSGKKVERSDSTVLQRDVPTDFRDKTVSGRVLRAEGSHPALPPGLKKIPADGEMVVSPALRELLGSSEGALLKERYSQYRVTGTIGDAGLTNPQELYYYAGSDALTPAKGGHRVESFGYKEPAEPLDQMLVVLVVLICVVLLTPVIIFIGTAVRFGGDRRDRRLAALRLVGADAHSVRRIAAGEALCGALLGMALGGLFFLGVREVIGTLDGWKISAFPSDVVPVPALAALILLAVPVTAVLVTLISLRAVSIEPLGVVRSSKPRKRRLWWRIVMPLLGLGILLASGQVGGDMAPPVFAIGAGATLTLVGLAALLPWLVEASVAKLRGGGPIPWQLATRRLQLSSGTAARAVSGITVAVAGAVALQMLFVAMHDDFNQATDNSPGRAKLVVTADVGDGELAGRMIDTFRTTKGVEKVIGTVSTYVVKPGRLKADDMRPTTELTVATCANLRELARIGSCEDGDTFVVHTGTAMDKWVDKAARPGKPVDLNAISWDEPGHRHAPWTLPADSRTVKARPDPGGELHNGIFATPGAIDLSKMAEAATTAMIKVDPDVPDAEEYIRNAGAHVDPFLDVRTLRAIERDKQYATIQKGLQIGAMATMALIAASMLVSMIEQLRERKRLLAALTAFGTRRASMAWSILWQTAIPVAIGLALAVAGGIGLGWVMVRMIQHSVTDWWLFAPLTAAGAVLVAVVTLLSLPPLWRMMRPDGLRTE, from the coding sequence ATGAGCCTCGACACGCGCGCCAAGGCCGCCACCGGCCCCAGGCCGCCACTCGCCGACGACACCGCCTCCAAGGGCGCCCGCGCCTTCCTCCGCGACCTCGCCATGGGCATCCGCTTCGCCGTCGGCGGCGGCCGCGAGGGCTGGACCCGCACCCTCCTGACCGCGGTCGGCGTCGGCCTCGGTGTGGCCCTGCTGCTCGGCGCGGCATCCGTGCCCAACCTGCTCCAGAACCGCGAGGACCGCTCGGTGGCCCGCTCGGCCGAGGGCGAGTTCTCGGGAAAGAAGGTCGAGCGGTCGGACTCCACGGTCCTGCAGCGCGACGTTCCCACCGACTTCCGCGACAAGACGGTGAGCGGCCGCGTGCTGCGCGCCGAGGGCTCGCACCCGGCCCTGCCGCCCGGCCTGAAGAAGATCCCGGCGGACGGCGAGATGGTCGTGTCGCCCGCCCTGCGCGAGCTCCTCGGCAGCTCCGAGGGCGCCCTCCTCAAGGAGCGGTACAGCCAGTACCGCGTCACCGGCACCATCGGCGACGCCGGCCTGACCAACCCCCAGGAGCTCTACTACTACGCCGGTTCCGACGCCCTCACCCCGGCCAAGGGCGGCCACCGCGTCGAAAGCTTCGGCTACAAGGAGCCCGCGGAACCCCTGGACCAGATGCTGGTCGTCCTGGTGGTCCTGATCTGCGTGGTCCTGCTGACCCCGGTGATCATCTTCATCGGCACGGCGGTCCGCTTCGGCGGCGACCGGCGCGACCGGCGTCTCGCCGCGCTGCGTCTAGTCGGCGCCGACGCCCACAGCGTGCGGCGGATCGCGGCGGGCGAGGCCCTGTGCGGCGCGCTGCTCGGCATGGCCTTGGGCGGTCTGTTCTTCCTGGGCGTGCGCGAGGTGATCGGCACGCTCGACGGGTGGAAGATCAGCGCCTTCCCCTCCGACGTGGTGCCGGTGCCCGCCCTCGCCGCGCTGATCCTGCTCGCCGTGCCGGTCACGGCCGTCCTGGTCACGCTGATCTCACTGCGGGCCGTCTCCATCGAGCCGCTGGGCGTCGTGCGCAGCAGCAAGCCCCGCAAGCGCCGTCTGTGGTGGCGCATCGTGATGCCGCTCCTCGGCCTCGGGATCCTGCTGGCCTCGGGCCAGGTCGGCGGCGACATGGCCCCGCCGGTCTTCGCCATCGGCGCGGGCGCGACGCTCACCCTGGTGGGCCTGGCGGCGCTGCTGCCCTGGCTCGTCGAGGCGAGCGTGGCGAAGCTGCGCGGCGGCGGCCCCATCCCCTGGCAACTGGCCACCCGAAGGCTTCAGTTGAGCAGCGGTACGGCGGCACGGGCGGTCAGCGGCATCACCGTCGCGGTGGCGGGCGCGGTCGCCCTGCAGATGCTGTTCGTCGCGATGCACGACGACTTCAACCAGGCGACCGACAACAGTCCCGGCCGCGCCAAGCTGGTCGTGACGGCCGACGTCGGCGACGGCGAGCTCGCCGGGCGGATGATCGACACGTTCCGCACGACCAAGGGTGTCGAGAAGGTCATCGGCACGGTGTCCACGTACGTCGTCAAGCCGGGCAGGCTCAAGGCGGACGACATGCGGCCCACCACGGAGCTGACGGTCGCCACCTGCGCGAACCTGCGCGAACTCGCCCGCATCGGCAGCTGCGAGGACGGCGACACCTTCGTCGTGCACACCGGCACCGCGATGGACAAGTGGGTCGACAAAGCGGCGCGCCCCGGCAAGCCGGTCGACCTGAACGCGATCAGCTGGGACGAGCCCGGCCACCGGCACGCCCCATGGACGCTGCCCGCCGACTCCCGCACGGTCAAGGCCCGCCCCGACCCGGGCGGCGAGCTGCACAACGGCATCTTCGCCACGCCCGGCGCGATCGACCTGTCCAAGATGGCCGAAGCCGCCACGACCGCGATGATCAAGGTCGACCCGGACGTCCCGGACGCCGAGGAGTACATCCGCAACGCCGGGGCGCACGTCGACCCGTTCCTCGACGTGCGGACGCTGCGGGCGATCGAGCGCGACAAGCAGTACGCCACCATCCAGAAGGGCCTGCAGATCGGCGCGATGGCGACGATGGCGCTGATCGCGGCGTCCATGCTGGTCTCGATGATCGAGCAACTGCGGGAGCGCAAGCGCCTCCTTGCCGCGCTCACCGCGTTCGGCACGCGCCGCGCGTCGATGGCGTGGTCGATCCTGTGGCAGACCGCGATCCCGGTCGCGATCGGCCTGGCGCTCGCCGTGGCGGGGGGCATCGGCCTCGGCTGGGTCATGGTCCGCATGATCCAGCACTCGGTCACCGACTGGTGGCTGTTCGCGCCCCTGACGGCCGCGGGCGCCGTCCTCGTCGCGGTCGTGACGCTGCTCAGCCTGCCGCCGCTGTGGCGCATGATGCGTCCGGACGGCCTGCGCACGGAGTAA
- a CDS encoding LysR substrate-binding domain-containing protein, whose translation MATSAKPAAKRGARQPSLAQLRAFAAVAEHLHFRDAAAAIGMSQPALSGAVSALEETLGVTLLERTTRKVLLSSAGERLAVRARAVLDEVGALMEEADAVRAPFTGALRLGVIPTVAPYLLPTLIGLVHEKYPDLDLQVHEEQTSSLIEGLGAGRLDLLLLAVPLGMPGVTELPLFDEDFVLVTPLDHWLGGREGIPRDALRELNLLLLDEGHCLRDQALDICREAGRADAPVTTTAAGLSTLVQLVAGGLGVTLLPRTAVRVETSRSNQLLTGFFADPAPTRRIALAMRTGAARAAEYEALAAAMRGAVKPLPVRVL comes from the coding sequence GTGGCCACCAGTGCCAAGCCCGCGGCCAAGCGCGGCGCACGTCAGCCCAGCCTCGCCCAGTTGCGCGCCTTCGCCGCCGTCGCCGAGCATCTGCACTTCCGGGACGCCGCCGCCGCGATCGGCATGAGTCAGCCCGCGCTCTCCGGCGCCGTGTCCGCCCTGGAGGAGACACTCGGTGTCACCCTGCTTGAGCGTACGACCCGCAAGGTGCTGCTCTCGTCGGCCGGTGAGCGGCTCGCGGTGCGGGCCAGGGCCGTGCTCGACGAGGTCGGGGCGCTGATGGAGGAGGCCGACGCGGTGCGCGCGCCGTTCACCGGCGCGCTGCGGCTCGGCGTGATCCCGACCGTGGCGCCCTATCTGCTGCCCACGCTCATCGGGCTCGTCCACGAGAAGTACCCGGACCTCGATCTCCAGGTGCACGAGGAGCAGACGTCCTCGCTGATCGAGGGGCTCGGTGCCGGGCGTCTCGACCTGCTGCTGCTCGCCGTGCCGCTCGGCATGCCCGGCGTCACCGAACTTCCCCTGTTCGACGAGGACTTCGTGCTCGTCACGCCGCTGGACCACTGGCTCGGCGGGCGCGAGGGCATTCCGCGCGACGCCCTGCGCGAGCTGAACCTGCTGCTGCTCGACGAGGGGCACTGCCTGCGCGACCAGGCCCTGGACATCTGCCGGGAGGCGGGCCGCGCGGACGCCCCGGTGACCACGACCGCCGCCGGGCTCTCCACCCTCGTCCAGCTGGTGGCCGGCGGGCTCGGGGTGACGCTGCTGCCGCGCACCGCGGTCCGCGTCGAGACCAGCCGCAGCAACCAGCTGCTCACCGGGTTCTTCGCGGACCCGGCGCCGACCCGGCGCATCGCCCTCGCGATGCGTACGGGGGCCGCGCGGGCGGCGGAGTACGAGGCGCTCGCCGCCGCGATGCGGGGGGCCGTGAAGCCGTTGCCGGTGCGGGTGTTGTGA
- a CDS encoding peroxiredoxin — MLTVGDKFPQFDLTACVSLEKGAEFKQIDHKTYEGKWKIVFAWPKDFTFVCPTEIAAFGKLNDEFADRDAQILGFSGDSEFVHHAWRKDHPDLTDLPFPMLADSKHELMRDLGIEGEDGFAQRAVFIVDQNNEIQFTMVTAGSVGRNPKEVLRVLDALQTDELCPCNWTQGDETLDPVALLSGE, encoded by the coding sequence GTGCTCACTGTCGGTGACAAGTTCCCCCAGTTCGATCTGACCGCCTGCGTCTCGCTGGAGAAGGGCGCTGAGTTCAAGCAGATCGACCACAAGACCTACGAGGGCAAGTGGAAGATCGTCTTCGCGTGGCCCAAGGACTTCACCTTCGTGTGCCCCACCGAGATCGCCGCCTTCGGCAAGCTGAACGACGAGTTCGCTGACCGTGACGCCCAGATCCTCGGCTTCTCCGGTGACTCCGAGTTCGTGCACCACGCCTGGCGCAAGGACCACCCGGACCTGACGGACCTGCCCTTCCCGATGCTGGCCGACTCGAAGCACGAGCTCATGCGTGACCTCGGCATCGAGGGCGAGGACGGCTTCGCCCAGCGCGCCGTCTTCATCGTCGACCAGAACAACGAGATCCAGTTCACGATGGTGACCGCCGGCTCCGTGGGCCGTAACCCCAAGGAGGTCCTCCGGGTCCTCGACGCGCTGCAGACGGACGAGCTGTGCCCCTGCAACTGGACCCAGGGCGACGAGACCCTCGACCCGGTCGCGCTCCTCTCGGGCGAGTGA
- a CDS encoding alkyl hydroperoxide reductase, translated as MALDELKSAVPDYAKDLKLNLGSVIGNSDLPQQQLWGTVLACAIASRSPKVLRELEPEAKANLSPEAYTAAKSAAAVMAMNNVFYRTRHLLSDPEYGTLRAGLRMNVIGNPGVEKVDFELWSLAVSAINGCGQCLDSHEQVLRKAGVDRETIQEAVKIAAVIQAVGVTLDSEAVLSE; from the coding sequence ATGGCACTCGACGAACTGAAGTCCGCCGTACCGGACTACGCCAAGGATCTGAAGCTGAACCTCGGCTCGGTCATCGGCAACTCGGACCTTCCGCAGCAGCAGCTGTGGGGCACCGTGCTGGCCTGCGCCATCGCGTCCCGCTCCCCCAAGGTGCTGCGCGAGCTGGAGCCCGAGGCGAAGGCGAACCTCTCCCCCGAGGCGTACACCGCCGCCAAGTCGGCCGCGGCCGTCATGGCGATGAACAACGTCTTCTACCGCACGCGCCACCTCCTCTCGGACCCGGAGTACGGGACCCTGCGGGCCGGCCTGCGGATGAACGTCATCGGCAACCCCGGTGTGGAGAAGGTCGACTTCGAGCTGTGGTCGCTCGCCGTCTCCGCCATCAACGGCTGCGGCCAGTGCCTCGACTCGCACGAGCAGGTGCTCCGCAAGGCCGGTGTGGACCGCGAGACGATCCAGGAGGCCGTCAAGATCGCCGCGGTGATCCAGGCGGTCGGCGTCACGCTGGACTCCGAGGCAGTGCTCTCCGAGTAA
- a CDS encoding AI-2E family transporter — MARVPEWIGRLGAGLSEMGERRSRRSESDDDFGDGARPARQSSADDADGSETVVPAPPAYAPDVAARPDPVDAVPWGMRVAAEAGWRLLVLAGTLWVLMKVISAVQLVIFAFVAALLITAMLQPTVARLRRLGLPRGLATVLTAVLGFVVIGLVGWFVVWQVMENADTLSSQLQNGIDDLRNWLLNSPFHVTEDQINDIAKSLRDAVGANTEELTSAGLEGVTVIVETMTGMLLAMFSTLFLLYDGKRIWQWVLKLVPAPARPGIAGAGPRAWRTLTAYVRGTVIVALIDAIFIGLGIYFLGVPMAVPLAVFIFLFAFIPLVGAVISGALAVVVGLVTQGVFTGVMTLVVVLAVQQIEGHILQPFILGRAVRVHPLAVVLSVAAGGLVAGIGGAVVAVPLVAVTNTVVGYLRAYSHEAALKQAPQPRGATAMDVAPVEREHAAE, encoded by the coding sequence ATGGCGCGAGTACCGGAGTGGATCGGCCGACTGGGAGCCGGACTGTCTGAGATGGGCGAGCGGAGGAGCAGGCGATCGGAGTCGGACGACGACTTCGGGGACGGCGCCAGGCCCGCACGGCAGTCGTCGGCGGACGACGCCGACGGGTCGGAGACCGTGGTGCCCGCGCCGCCCGCGTACGCGCCGGACGTCGCGGCGAGGCCCGACCCCGTCGACGCGGTGCCGTGGGGCATGCGCGTCGCGGCCGAGGCCGGCTGGCGTCTTCTCGTACTCGCGGGCACGCTCTGGGTGTTGATGAAGGTCATCAGCGCCGTGCAGCTGGTCATCTTCGCCTTTGTCGCGGCGCTGCTCATCACCGCGATGCTCCAGCCGACGGTGGCCCGGCTCAGGCGGCTCGGTCTGCCCAGGGGGCTTGCGACCGTCCTCACGGCCGTACTCGGCTTCGTCGTCATCGGGCTCGTCGGCTGGTTCGTCGTCTGGCAGGTCATGGAGAACGCCGACACGCTCTCCAGCCAGCTCCAGAACGGCATCGACGACTTGCGCAACTGGCTGCTGAACAGCCCGTTCCACGTGACCGAGGACCAGATCAACGACATCGCCAAGAGCCTGCGGGATGCGGTCGGGGCGAACACGGAGGAACTGACGTCCGCGGGGCTCGAAGGGGTCACCGTGATCGTGGAGACCATGACGGGCATGCTGCTCGCGATGTTCTCGACGCTCTTCCTCCTGTACGACGGCAAGCGCATCTGGCAGTGGGTCCTGAAGCTGGTCCCGGCGCCCGCGCGGCCCGGCATCGCGGGCGCGGGTCCGCGTGCCTGGCGCACGCTGACGGCCTACGTGCGCGGCACGGTGATAGTGGCCCTGATCGACGCGATCTTCATCGGGCTCGGGATCTACTTCCTCGGGGTGCCGATGGCGGTGCCGCTGGCCGTCTTCATCTTCCTGTTCGCGTTCATCCCGCTGGTGGGCGCGGTCATCTCGGGTGCGCTCGCCGTGGTGGTGGGTCTGGTGACCCAGGGCGTCTTCACCGGTGTGATGACCCTCGTCGTGGTCCTGGCCGTGCAGCAGATCGAGGGCCACATCCTGCAGCCGTTCATCCTCGGCCGTGCCGTACGGGTGCATCCGCTGGCCGTGGTGCTCTCGGTGGCCGCGGGCGGTCTGGTCGCCGGGATCGGCGGGGCCGTCGTCGCGGTGCCGCTGGTCGCCGTCACCAACACGGTGGTGGGCTACCTCAGGGCGTACTCACACGAGGCCGCCCTGAAGCAGGCTCCGCAGCCGCGGGGCGCGACGGCGATGGACGTGGCGCCGGTGGAGCGCGAACACGCCGCCGAGTAG
- a CDS encoding lytic transglycosylase domain-containing protein: protein MLEGNRVSRISVRGFAVASATAVTTVGAVVGVASGSTPGASNDNDFEATASEATLLADIPAGQQAQVQTASLTQQADAQAMAADTAAKKSAAEAARKQAAESAIAKQKAAEKAEAAEKAAAKKEREEKAEVKASRSSARDASSFSPQSSYSVSQVQAMARQMVPGDQFQCFSNIVNHESTWNYKASNASSGAYGLVQALPGSKMSSAGADWQTNPATQIKWGLGYMNDRYGSPCGAWDFWQANNWY, encoded by the coding sequence ATGCTGGAAGGAAACCGTGTGAGCCGGATTTCGGTCCGGGGATTCGCCGTGGCATCCGCCACCGCGGTCACCACCGTCGGCGCTGTTGTTGGTGTCGCCTCGGGCAGCACCCCGGGCGCCTCGAATGACAACGACTTCGAGGCGACGGCAAGCGAAGCGACCCTCCTCGCAGACATCCCCGCGGGTCAGCAGGCCCAGGTGCAGACCGCGTCCCTGACGCAGCAGGCCGACGCACAGGCCATGGCTGCGGACACGGCCGCGAAGAAGTCGGCGGCGGAAGCAGCGCGCAAGCAGGCCGCCGAGTCGGCGATCGCGAAGCAGAAGGCCGCGGAGAAGGCGGAGGCCGCCGAGAAGGCGGCAGCCAAGAAGGAGCGTGAGGAGAAGGCGGAGGTCAAGGCCAGCCGTTCCTCCGCGCGCGACGCCTCGTCCTTCTCCCCGCAGTCCTCGTACTCCGTCTCGCAGGTTCAGGCGATGGCACGGCAGATGGTCCCCGGTGACCAGTTCCAGTGCTTCAGCAACATCGTCAACCACGAGTCGACCTGGAACTACAAGGCCAGCAACGCCTCTTCGGGCGCCTACGGCCTCGTCCAGGCGCTCCCCGGCTCCAAGATGTCCTCGGCCGGAGCCGACTGGCAGACGAACCCCGCCACGCAGATCAAGTGGGGCCTGGGCTACATGAACGACCGCTACGGAAGCCCGTGCGGAGCCTGGGACTTCTGGCAGGCGAACAACTGGTACTGA
- a CDS encoding PhoH family protein, with protein MVTSTKRRMPDRRTYVLDTSVLLADPNSMYRFDEHEVVLPVVVVTELEAKRHHPELGYFARQALRLLDDCRVRHGRLDAPIPIGDLGGTLRVELNHSDPGVLPAGYRLGDNDSRILAVARNLQAEGYDVTVVSKDLPLRIKASSVGLLAEEYRAELAITDSGWTGMSELTLSGEQVDLLFEEETLYVPEAADLPVHTGLTIQSERGKALGRVTAEGNVRLVRGDREAFGIKGRSAEQRIALDLLLDPDIGILSMGGRAGTGKSALALCAGLEAVLERRQHQKVMVFRPLYAVGGQELGYLPGTEAEKMGPWAQAVFDTLGSVAGKAVIEEVTARGMLEVLPLTHIRGRSLHDAFVIVDEAQSLERNVLLTVLSRIGANSRVVLTHDVAQRDNLRVGRYDGVVAVVEKLKGHPLFAHVTLTRSERSQIAALVTEMLEDGQI; from the coding sequence GTGGTGACCAGCACAAAGCGCCGCATGCCCGACAGGCGCACCTATGTTCTCGACACCAGCGTTCTGCTCGCAGACCCGAACTCCATGTACCGCTTCGACGAGCACGAAGTAGTGCTGCCCGTCGTCGTGGTCACGGAGCTCGAGGCGAAGCGGCACCATCCCGAGCTCGGCTACTTCGCCCGGCAGGCCCTGCGCCTGCTGGACGACTGCCGGGTCCGGCACGGTCGCCTGGACGCGCCGATCCCGATCGGCGATCTGGGCGGCACGCTGCGCGTCGAGCTCAACCACTCCGATCCCGGCGTGCTTCCGGCCGGCTACCGGTTGGGGGACAACGACTCACGGATTCTCGCCGTAGCGCGCAACCTCCAGGCAGAGGGGTACGACGTCACCGTCGTATCGAAGGATCTGCCTCTGCGGATCAAGGCGTCCTCCGTCGGACTTCTCGCGGAGGAGTACCGCGCCGAGCTCGCCATCACGGACTCCGGCTGGACCGGAATGTCCGAACTGACCCTCTCCGGTGAACAGGTGGACCTCCTCTTCGAGGAAGAGACCCTGTACGTGCCGGAAGCGGCCGACCTGCCCGTCCACACGGGCCTCACCATCCAGTCGGAGAGGGGCAAGGCGCTCGGCCGTGTCACGGCCGAGGGCAATGTCCGTCTCGTGCGGGGTGACCGTGAGGCCTTCGGCATCAAGGGGAGGAGTGCGGAGCAGCGCATCGCGCTGGATCTGCTGCTCGATCCGGACATCGGCATCCTGTCGATGGGCGGCAGGGCGGGCACCGGCAAGTCGGCTCTCGCGCTCTGTGCGGGGCTTGAAGCGGTCCTGGAGCGCCGGCAGCACCAGAAGGTGATGGTCTTCCGGCCGCTGTACGCGGTGGGCGGGCAGGAGCTCGGCTATCTGCCCGGCACCGAGGCCGAGAAGATGGGTCCCTGGGCCCAGGCGGTCTTCGACACGCTCGGCTCGGTGGCGGGCAAGGCGGTCATCGAGGAGGTGACGGCGCGCGGCATGCTCGAAGTGCTCCCTCTCACCCATATCCGCGGGCGCTCGCTGCACGACGCCTTCGTGATCGTCGACGAGGCCCAATCCCTGGAACGGAACGTCCTTTTGACCGTTCTGTCCAGGATCGGGGCAAACTCCCGGGTCGTCCTCACGCACGACGTCGCCCAGCGCGACAACCTCCGAGTGGGGCGGTACGACGGGGTAGTTGCCGTCGTCGAGAAGCTGAAGGGCCATCCGCTCTTCGCCCACGTCACGCTCACCCGCTCCGAGCGTTCGCAGATCGCGGCACTCGTGACCGAAATGCTGGAGGACGGTCAGATCTGA
- a CDS encoding isoprenyl transferase produces MNLRDLVYGLYARRVEGRLDHDQVPKHIGVILDGNRRWAKASGGTTEQGHQAGAYKIEEFLGWCAETDVEVVTLWMLSTDNFDRPEQELIPLLGIIEDTVRSLAADGRWRVHHVGTMDLLPSRTQAVLKEAEQATHGNKGILVNVAVGYGGRQEIADAVRSLILDHADKGTSLEDVAETVDVDLISKHLYTRGQPDPDLVIRTSGEQRLSGFMLWQSAHSEYYFCEVFWPAFRKVDFLRALRDYAARHRRYGG; encoded by the coding sequence GTGAACCTGCGCGACCTGGTGTACGGACTTTACGCACGCCGGGTGGAAGGCCGCCTCGACCACGATCAGGTGCCCAAGCACATCGGGGTCATCCTCGACGGCAACAGGCGCTGGGCGAAGGCATCCGGCGGGACCACCGAACAGGGCCATCAGGCGGGTGCGTACAAGATCGAGGAGTTCCTCGGCTGGTGTGCCGAGACGGACGTCGAGGTCGTCACCCTCTGGATGCTGTCGACGGACAACTTCGACCGCCCCGAGCAGGAGCTCATCCCGCTCCTCGGCATCATCGAGGACACCGTCCGCTCCCTCGCCGCCGACGGCCGCTGGCGCGTGCACCACGTGGGCACGATGGACCTGCTGCCCTCCCGCACCCAGGCCGTACTGAAGGAGGCCGAGCAGGCCACCCACGGCAACAAGGGAATACTGGTCAACGTGGCCGTCGGGTACGGCGGCCGGCAGGAGATCGCCGACGCGGTCCGCTCGCTGATCCTGGACCACGCGGACAAGGGCACGAGTCTGGAGGACGTCGCCGAGACCGTCGACGTCGACCTGATCTCCAAGCACCTCTACACACGCGGCCAGCCGGACCCCGACCTGGTGATCCGAACGAGTGGTGAGCAGCGCCTGTCCGGCTTCATGCTCTGGCAGTCGGCCCACTCCGAGTACTACTTCTGTGAAGTCTTCTGGCCCGCCTTCCGCAAGGTCGATTTCCTGCGTGCGCTGCGTGATTACGCGGCCAGGCACCGGCGCTACGGCGGCTGA
- the mgrA gene encoding L-glyceraldehyde 3-phosphate reductase: protein MNDTSLYRAATDRYSTMEYRRTGRSGLKLPAVSLGLWHNFGDDKSLESQRAILRRAFDLGVTHFDLANNYGPPAGSAELNFGKLFAQDFAPYRDELVISTKAGYLMHPGPYGEWGSRKYLLSSLDASLKRMGVDYVDIFYSHRFDPETPLEETMGALASAVQQGKALYVGVSSYNSEQTAEAARLLREMGVPALIHQPSYSMINRWTEDDGLLDTLEGAGMGCISFVPLAQGLLTNKYLKGIPEGSRATQGKSLDPDLLSDEVVRRLNGLNDIAARRDQSLAQLALNWVLRDERMTSALIGASSVKQLEENVAALAGPKLTDEELTEIDTYAVSTPGTNIWAGRG, encoded by the coding sequence ATGAACGACACGTCTCTGTACCGAGCGGCAACGGACCGTTACAGCACCATGGAGTACCGGCGCACGGGCCGCAGCGGCCTGAAGCTGCCCGCCGTCTCCCTCGGCCTGTGGCACAACTTCGGTGACGACAAGTCCCTCGAGAGCCAGCGCGCGATCCTGCGCCGCGCCTTCGACCTGGGCGTCACTCACTTCGACCTGGCGAACAACTACGGCCCGCCGGCCGGTTCGGCCGAGCTCAACTTCGGCAAGCTGTTCGCACAGGATTTCGCCCCGTACCGCGATGAACTGGTCATCTCGACCAAGGCGGGCTACCTCATGCACCCCGGCCCGTACGGCGAGTGGGGTTCGCGCAAGTACCTGCTGTCGTCGCTGGACGCGTCGCTGAAGCGGATGGGCGTCGACTACGTCGACATCTTCTACTCCCACCGCTTCGACCCCGAGACCCCGCTCGAAGAGACGATGGGAGCGCTCGCATCCGCCGTCCAGCAGGGCAAGGCGCTGTACGTGGGCGTCTCCTCCTACAACAGCGAGCAGACCGCCGAAGCGGCGCGCCTGCTGCGGGAGATGGGCGTTCCCGCCCTCATCCACCAGCCCTCGTACTCGATGATCAACCGCTGGACCGAGGACGACGGCCTGCTCGACACCCTTGAGGGCGCGGGCATGGGCTGCATCTCGTTCGTGCCGCTCGCGCAGGGCCTGCTCACGAACAAGTACCTGAAGGGCATCCCGGAGGGTTCGCGTGCCACGCAGGGCAAGTCGCTCGACCCCGACCTCCTGAGCGACGAGGTCGTGCGGCGCCTCAACGGTCTGAACGACATCGCGGCCCGCCGCGACCAGTCTCTCGCGCAGCTGGCGCTCAACTGGGTGCTGCGCGACGAGCGGATGACCTCCGCGCTCATCGGCGCCTCCAGCGTGAAGCAGCTGGAGGAGAACGTGGCGGCGCTGGCCGGTCCGAAGCTCACGGACGAGGAGCTCACCGAGATCGACACGTACGCGGTGTCCACGCCCGGCACCAACATCTGGGCCGGGCGCGGCTGA
- a CDS encoding DUF3824 domain-containing protein, translating into MSNQFPPPPENPHGNPYANPQAGASQGAPQGASQGAPQGAPQAGLPTYGGPAQDPAHAYGYGYGPMAPQTMPGVVRATQIVLWVLGGLTLLGVIGIAAMGDAATAGAAMGVSICLLVSCGFAFAFKNAGNGVRVTCIVLMSVQIALGLGGLASGNPGCFLGLLGSIATVILLSQGAAGAWFKRPRTLG; encoded by the coding sequence ATGTCGAACCAATTCCCCCCGCCGCCCGAGAACCCGCACGGCAACCCGTACGCGAACCCCCAGGCGGGCGCCTCCCAAGGTGCTCCCCAAGGCGCTTCCCAGGGTGCTCCTCAGGGCGCTCCCCAGGCCGGCCTCCCCACCTATGGCGGTCCTGCGCAGGACCCCGCCCACGCCTACGGATACGGCTACGGCCCCATGGCCCCGCAGACGATGCCGGGCGTCGTCCGCGCCACGCAGATCGTCCTCTGGGTCCTCGGCGGACTGACCTTGCTCGGAGTCATAGGCATCGCGGCCATGGGCGACGCGGCGACGGCCGGCGCGGCCATGGGCGTGAGCATCTGCCTTCTGGTGTCCTGCGGTTTCGCCTTCGCGTTCAAGAACGCGGGCAACGGCGTGCGCGTGACCTGCATCGTCCTGATGAGCGTGCAGATCGCCCTCGGGCTCGGCGGCCTCGCCTCCGGCAACCCGGGCTGCTTCCTGGGCCTGCTCGGCTCCATCGCCACGGTCATCCTGCTCAGTCAGGGTGCCGCGGGCGCCTGGTTCAAGCGCCCGCGCACCCTCGGCTAG
- a CDS encoding DUF192 domain-containing protein, translated as MATLILPTGRMLPLEIADSARTRRRGLLGREGVTGALLLSPASSVHTLGMRFTIDVAYLDRELRVLSVRTMRPGRIGRPRLRAGHVLEAEAGALERWGVRRGARVAVRSGDAGEPRTRPERDGHTESGDSHEPGGEPGGKPGGK; from the coding sequence ATGGCGACACTGATCCTCCCGACCGGACGGATGCTCCCCCTGGAGATCGCGGACTCGGCCCGCACCCGGCGGCGCGGGCTGCTCGGGCGGGAAGGGGTGACGGGGGCCTTGCTGCTGAGCCCGGCAAGCAGCGTCCACACCCTGGGGATGCGGTTCACGATCGACGTGGCGTACCTGGACCGGGAGCTGCGGGTTCTGTCCGTGCGGACGATGCGTCCGGGGCGGATCGGGCGGCCCCGGCTGCGGGCCGGGCACGTCCTGGAGGCGGAAGCCGGGGCGCTGGAGCGGTGGGGCGTGCGCCGGGGTGCGCGGGTCGCGGTGCGGTCCGGTGACGCAGGGGAGCCTCGCACCCGTCCGGAGCGTGACGGTCACACGGAATCCGGCGATTCCCATGAGCCCGGTGGAGAGCCCGGTGGAAAGCCCGGCGGGAAGTGA